GATATTAAAGATATCTGTGCGAACAAGGGTTCAACTCCGTGTGTGACTGATCCGCTGAAAATTTATTTGCGTGAGCTGGGTCGCTTCCCTCCTTTGTCGGCTGAAGAAGAATTTGAACTGGCCAGGAAGTACAGAGAAGATGGGGATCGTGAATCAGCCCTGAAGCTGGTCACTTCCAACCTGCGCCTGGTGGTGAAGATAGCCATGGAGTTCCAGCGCAAGTGGATGAAAAATGTCCTGGATCTGATCCAGGAAGGCAACGTGGGGCTTATGAAAGCCCTGAAAAAGTTTGATCCAGACAAGGGGATCAAATTTTCCTATTACGCTTCTTTCTGGATCAGGGCCTACATACTCAAGTTTATTATGGACAACTGGAGGATGGTCAAGGTGGGGACCACCCAGGCCCAGCGCAAGCTGTTCTATAACCTGGGCAAGGAAAAGCAGCGTCTGGAATCTCTGGGCATTACTCCAGACGCGGACACCATTTCTCAGAATCTGGATGTTTCCCAGGCCGACGTGGTGGAAATGGGACAGCGACTTGGTCAGCACGACCTTTCCCTGGACATGCCTTACAGTGATGACTCGGAAATAACTCCTATGAACGTGATCCCGGCCATTGGCGATGGGGCAGAGGAGATCCTGCTTCAGGAAGAGACAGCCGGAATTTTGAATCAGAATATACAGGAATTGCTGCCCAAACTCAATGAAAAGGAAAGGGACATCATTGAGTTGAGGTTGCTGGCAGAATCACCCATTACTTTAAGGGAGATAGGAGAAAAGTACGGCATTACCCGAGAAAGGGTCAGGCAGATTGAAGCCAGGTTGCTGGAAAAAATCAAGAGCCAGATTACTGAAAATGTAACTGATTTTTCCAGGGAGTGGATTGACGATGCATGACAAGCTGGTCCGGGTAAGGAATAAGGCGGGGATGATAGCCCGGCAGTGCAATCTTGAATTTTATTCTCAGTTTTCTTCAGAATATGCCCTTTCCAGGGATATATTTTTCAGTCACCCCATGATTCTGCGGCTCAGGGAGGATGTCCTGCCCTTTCTCAATGATGGGTTCGGTCATGGTATTGAACATTCCAAAAAGGTGGCCATTGACGCCGGCATGCTGGCCATCATAGAAACCAGGGCCTGGGAAAAGCCTGCTGAAAGCAAGAAGACATGCATTCTGGCCCAGATGTGTGGACTGCTTCATGATGTCTGCCGCCAGGATGAAGACCACGCCCGCAAAGGGGCAGAATTTTCTCTGTTGATCCTGAATAATTATCCTCTTTCCAGTAAAGACAAAGAAGACATCGCCTTTGCCGTAAGCAACCATGAAGCCTTTAAGGATGCTGAACGTGCAGATTCCCAAAGGCAGCAGATTCTAAGCGATGTTCTTTATGACGCTGACAAGTTTCGCTGGGGGCCGGACAATTTCATCACCACTCTCTGGGAAATATGCTGTTTTGAAGAGTGGTCGCTGGAAGAGATCATTGAGCGTTTTCCCAAGGGGCTTAAGTTTATTGAAAGTGTCGGTGAAACCTTCAGGACTGAGACCGGCCGCATGTACGGGCCGGAATTCATTAAATGCGGCCTTGAAGTCGGTTCAAAGGTCTACAGACTTCTCAGGGAGGATTGCGGCCCAGACCTGGAAGCTGGATGCAGGCTGGATTAGCCGGTCTTCAGGGTTGGAAGTCTGACTGGAACTAGTCAGGTTTCAAGGATGAACCGATAATTATTCAGACTTGGGCTGGTTGCTGCGATATTAATGATATGCTGATCAAAAATACCATATTTATTCTGGGGTTCCTTGTCCTGCTTTGCGGATGCGCTGTCAAACCAGGTCCTGGGCCTGGAGCTCCGGTTCAGGACCTGGGTGTTGAAGCAAGGCTCATCTATAACTACCTGAGAGCCCAGGACCATCTGGCCAGGGGGAATTTTCTGGAAGGGGCCGCTCATCTGGAGGAAATGGTCCGGATCAGACCTTCGGCCGAGCTGCTGATGGAGCTTGCCAGGTCCTACTGGAATGGACGGGATCAGGACAGGGCTGTTGAGTCTGCTCAAAAGGCGGCTGACCTGTTTCCTGGTGAGCCTGACCTGCTTTTTTTCCAGGCTGAACTGCTGCTGGCCGCCGGCAGGCAGGATGAAGCTGTGGAAGTTCTTGAACAGTACAGGGAAAAGGCTCCCCACGACCTGGGGGTGCTGCTGGATCTGGCCTCTTTTTATCTGGAGGCGGGAGATCATCCCAAGGTTATGGACATCCTGGATCAGGTTCCGGAAGGACAAAGGACGCCAGAGATATACTACTATATGGGCAGGGCTGCAGCTGAACTGGGAGACCGCAGAAAAGCGGTCATATTCATGAGACGGGCCGTAGATGAAGACCCGATGTTTCTGCAGGCCTGGGCTGAACTGGCTTTTATCTATGAACAGGACCGGGACTATCTCCAGGCTGAAAAGATTTATGAAAAACTCCTTGGTTTTGGAGAAACCAATCCTGATTTGATCCTGCGGATCATAGAACTGAACCTTAAACTGAACAATCCGGACAAGGCCCTGGATTTTCTTGAAAGAGGCCCGGTTGATGTCCAGTTCAGGCTGGACGGAGCCAATCAGTTCATAAGGAACAGTTTTTATGATCATGCCTATGAGATCCTGGATCAGATAAGGCTCAGGGGGGCTTATCCTCCAACAGTCTACTTTTATCTGGCCCTGATAGCCTATGAGGGTTGGTCTGATCCAGATGAAGCTCTGGATCAGCTTCACAATATTCCAGAAGATGATTTTTATTACCTTCAGTCCCTGTCCTTCATGATCCAGATTCATTATGAACAGAAGAACTATGGGCAGGCCCTGGATCTGGCCAGGTTGGGCAGGGCGGCTCAAACTCCGGAGGTCAGGTTCTTTCTTTTTGAATCGGTGCTGCTTGAGATCCTTGACGATCACCAGGCCGCCTTGGATGTCATTGAGCTGGGACTGGAAAAATGGCCTCTGAACAGCGATCTTTTGTTCAGAAAAGGGGTTGTTCTGGACAAAATGGGCCAAAGGGAAATGTCCTTGACTGTCATGGAAGAAATAATCTCCGTAGACCAGGATCATCATGAGGCCCTGAATTATGTGGGCTATACCCTGGCTGATGACAACAAGGACCTGGACAGGGCTTTGGTACTGATAAAAAGAGCTTTGAGCCTGGACCCTTATAATGGCTATTACATTGATTCTCTGGCCTGGGTTTATTACCGGCAGAGCAATTATTCCCTGGCCTGGAAGGAAATCCAGCGGGCAGTAGAGCTTGTCGATACTGATCCTGTAATATGGGAACACTATGGAGACATTGCCAGGGTCATGAGCATGCCCGATCTGGCCCTTTTCGGGTATAAAAATGCTCTTGCCCATGACCCTGAAGATCCTGACAGAATTCTGGACAAGCTCCAGACGGTTCAGGACGAACTGCAGGAAAAGGCAACAGGTCCGGAATGATAGGAAGCTTTTTTATCCGGTCCCTGGTATGCATGCTGATTTTTCTTGGACTAGCCGGATGCGCCCCCAAAAAGATTCCTCTGGAAAGGCCCCCTGAAACGGTCTGGGCTGATTTTCTGTCCGGGATTTCTGAAATACCCCCTGGACAGCCTTTTCTCATCAACGCTTCTGTCAGTTATATTACTCCTGGTCAGAGGAACCGGATCAGGTCGGTTTTGTGGGGAAGGATCAATTATCCTATCCGCATGGATTTAAGTGCCGGATTCGGCCAGACCATAGCCATGTGGTATGAAGACGACCTGGTGTGGCAGGCGTATTTTCCCGGGGAAAACACAACGTACGTCCATCACGACGGAAGCCTCGGGGCCAGCATGCTTGGCTATCCCAGTCCTCTGGACCTCAGGGCAACGGTCATGGTCCTTCTTGGAGCTTTCGGTGAGCTGGTCCCGGAAACTTATCACCGGGCAATAATTTATAATGGCCGCTGGAAGTATGAAGTCAAAGACCATCTGGTCCAGGAGGTGGTCCTGGCCCAGGATGGAACGGTTCATTCCATGGCTGGTCAGGGATGGCAGGTGGTGCTGGGGGACAGGACCGAAAACGGTGAGTTCAGTTATTATTCCAGGTTGGACATGGAGCTGTCAGATAGTGACAGGGCTCTGGTCCGGATCAGGTCGGTCAGTTTTAACGGAGAAGGCTGGGAAGATGATCAGCTTATCCTGGAAACACCTCCCGGGGCTGGCGTGGTTTATCTTCCCGATTTTTAAGATTTTCGCAGCCTGCCGGGTACTTTGGCAGGCAATTTAAGGGGGTTGACCAGGGGCTTGACAGGCCCGGGCAAGTCAACCATTCTCTGCCGGTCTGGATTTTAGACCTGGATTCGCAGGCCGGAAGTCATGTCAAGTTTCAACGAGCAAGAGGCAGAAACCATGAAATCTTCAACTGACCGGTGTTTGCAGGATCACGCCCTGAAGAGCGGGCTTGGTCCTTT
This genomic window from Desulfonatronovibrio hydrogenovorans DSM 9292 contains:
- a CDS encoding sigma-70 family RNA polymerase sigma factor, translated to MTIKDKNTSGKSKPDQQKKNKDIKDICANKGSTPCVTDPLKIYLRELGRFPPLSAEEEFELARKYREDGDRESALKLVTSNLRLVVKIAMEFQRKWMKNVLDLIQEGNVGLMKALKKFDPDKGIKFSYYASFWIRAYILKFIMDNWRMVKVGTTQAQRKLFYNLGKEKQRLESLGITPDADTISQNLDVSQADVVEMGQRLGQHDLSLDMPYSDDSEITPMNVIPAIGDGAEEILLQEETAGILNQNIQELLPKLNEKERDIIELRLLAESPITLREIGEKYGITRERVRQIEARLLEKIKSQITENVTDFSREWIDDA
- a CDS encoding tetratricopeptide repeat protein; the protein is MLIKNTIFILGFLVLLCGCAVKPGPGPGAPVQDLGVEARLIYNYLRAQDHLARGNFLEGAAHLEEMVRIRPSAELLMELARSYWNGRDQDRAVESAQKAADLFPGEPDLLFFQAELLLAAGRQDEAVEVLEQYREKAPHDLGVLLDLASFYLEAGDHPKVMDILDQVPEGQRTPEIYYYMGRAAAELGDRRKAVIFMRRAVDEDPMFLQAWAELAFIYEQDRDYLQAEKIYEKLLGFGETNPDLILRIIELNLKLNNPDKALDFLERGPVDVQFRLDGANQFIRNSFYDHAYEILDQIRLRGAYPPTVYFYLALIAYEGWSDPDEALDQLHNIPEDDFYYLQSLSFMIQIHYEQKNYGQALDLARLGRAAQTPEVRFFLFESVLLEILDDHQAALDVIELGLEKWPLNSDLLFRKGVVLDKMGQREMSLTVMEEIISVDQDHHEALNYVGYTLADDNKDLDRALVLIKRALSLDPYNGYYIDSLAWVYYRQSNYSLAWKEIQRAVELVDTDPVIWEHYGDIARVMSMPDLALFGYKNALAHDPEDPDRILDKLQTVQDELQEKATGPE
- a CDS encoding HD domain-containing protein, giving the protein MHDKLVRVRNKAGMIARQCNLEFYSQFSSEYALSRDIFFSHPMILRLREDVLPFLNDGFGHGIEHSKKVAIDAGMLAIIETRAWEKPAESKKTCILAQMCGLLHDVCRQDEDHARKGAEFSLLILNNYPLSSKDKEDIAFAVSNHEAFKDAERADSQRQQILSDVLYDADKFRWGPDNFITTLWEICCFEEWSLEEIIERFPKGLKFIESVGETFRTETGRMYGPEFIKCGLEVGSKVYRLLREDCGPDLEAGCRLD